In the Chryseobacterium sp. MYb264 genome, one interval contains:
- a CDS encoding glycosyltransferase family 39 protein, whose protein sequence is MAVIISRLPFIWNSPGTDPDNWLVLSKGQKISETGLYEASRLPGYPVSEYLSSFFGTDAWWVLNVVTVLFSALSMVYFYKILNSFNLKNKLIATIALAFTQGIFIASTVNMEYMWSLFFLLAGIFNLLNRKYLVSGILIGLMISTRFTNIVLLLPLLYLIIYLVKEKKAVNIFYFLLTSALTFGVCFIPVFRTYGLDFFPSEIWGLPDIKTIVSFYTLYLYGVLGLVGLMIAVLFVLKNSRKVSEKAKQYKSLFIFCGLNIAITSAVYFRFPFESYYNLPLIPFLIIILNIVLFSEKIKKTVFLLLILSPFLLHVNMSKVHLEGSVFVTEKMETDIWNYTHQLHQKFSEKNTRRKVLVCGGFYYAYNYLYPQKITAGKVLLRPSEEEIKYYLSRRYTIYYPSDITDELKNIKNYDITKYGESLLPALNEK, encoded by the coding sequence TTGGCTGTTATCATATCTAGATTACCTTTTATCTGGAACAGTCCGGGGACAGATCCTGATAATTGGCTTGTTTTATCTAAGGGTCAGAAGATTTCGGAAACCGGTTTATATGAAGCTTCTCGTTTACCAGGATATCCTGTGTCTGAATATTTAAGCTCTTTTTTTGGTACGGATGCGTGGTGGGTTCTTAATGTGGTGACGGTGCTGTTTTCGGCTCTTTCTATGGTGTACTTTTATAAAATTCTTAACTCTTTCAATCTTAAAAATAAATTAATTGCTACCATAGCTCTGGCTTTCACGCAGGGTATATTTATTGCGTCGACAGTAAATATGGAGTATATGTGGAGCCTATTTTTCTTATTGGCAGGAATTTTTAATCTCTTAAACAGGAAATATTTAGTCTCAGGTATCCTTATTGGTTTAATGATTTCTACAAGATTTACCAATATAGTATTGTTATTACCTCTTTTATATCTTATAATTTACCTTGTTAAAGAAAAAAAAGCAGTCAATATATTTTATTTTCTGCTGACTTCGGCGCTAACATTTGGTGTTTGTTTTATACCGGTTTTCAGAACATACGGTTTAGATTTCTTTCCGTCTGAAATTTGGGGTTTACCGGATATAAAAACCATTGTGAGTTTTTATACCCTTTATTTGTACGGAGTTTTAGGACTTGTGGGATTGATGATTGCTGTACTGTTTGTTCTTAAAAATAGCAGAAAGGTTAGCGAAAAAGCTAAACAATACAAATCATTATTTATTTTTTGTGGATTAAACATAGCGATAACAAGTGCTGTTTATTTCAGATTTCCTTTTGAAAGTTATTATAATCTTCCGCTAATACCTTTTTTAATTATAATTTTAAATATTGTCCTGTTCTCTGAAAAAATAAAAAAAACAGTATTTTTATTATTGATTCTGAGTCCTTTTCTTTTGCATGTAAACATGTCAAAAGTACATCTGGAAGGAAGTGTTTTTGTGACTGAAAAAATGGAGACCGATATATGGAATTATACGCATCAGTTGCACCAGAAGTTCTCAGAAAAAAATACAAGACGTAAAGTACTGGTTTGCGGAGGGTTCTATTATGCTTATAATTATCTGTATCCCCAGAAAATTACGGCTGGTAAAGTTTTACTTAGACCCTCTGAAGAGGAAATTAAGTATTATCTTTCCAGGAGATATACCATCTATTATCCTTCTGATATAACGGATGAGCTGAAGAATATTAAAAATTATGACATTACAAAATATGGAGAGAGTTTGCTTCCTGCATTAAATGAAAAATAG
- the purB gene encoding adenylosuccinate lyase produces MNSYKNPLEERYSSEEMLFNFSHNNKFQNWRKLWIALAEIEKDLGLEITDEQIAELKANAENIDYEKAAEYEKKFRHDVMAHVHAYGDVAPSAKGIIHLGATSAFVGDNTDLIQIRDGLLILKKKLVNVMKNLSDFAIQYKDLPTLGFTHFQPAQLTTVGKRATLWLQSLVLDIEELDFFLETLRFRGVKGTTGTAASFLELFNGDYSKVKHLDKELSKRFGFERVFGVSGQTYDRKIDAKVVALLGNIAQSAHKFTNDLRLLQNLKEIEEPFEKNQIGSSAMAYKRNPMRSERIGALAKYVMSLTTSSAMVASTQWFERTLDDSANKRLTIPQAFLAVDAILLIWNNIMNGIVVYPNRINKHIMEELPFMATEYIIMEEVKAGGDRQEIHEVIRVHSMEASKKVKEEGKENDLIERILNDDSLKLDKSKLKEVLDPKNFIGFAPIQTEEFITNEVQPIIDANKDLIGLEADLKV; encoded by the coding sequence ATGAATTCCTACAAAAATCCTTTGGAAGAACGCTATTCAAGCGAAGAAATGTTGTTTAACTTTTCTCATAATAATAAATTCCAGAACTGGAGAAAACTTTGGATTGCTCTTGCTGAAATCGAAAAAGACTTAGGCCTTGAAATCACAGACGAGCAGATTGCTGAATTGAAAGCCAATGCTGAAAATATTGATTATGAAAAAGCAGCGGAGTATGAGAAAAAATTCCGTCATGATGTGATGGCTCACGTTCACGCTTATGGTGATGTAGCGCCTTCAGCAAAGGGAATTATTCACTTGGGAGCAACTTCTGCGTTTGTAGGAGACAATACAGATTTAATTCAGATTCGTGACGGACTTTTAATTTTAAAGAAAAAGTTGGTAAACGTGATGAAAAATCTTTCTGATTTTGCGATTCAGTATAAAGATTTACCGACTTTAGGATTTACTCACTTCCAACCGGCTCAGTTAACGACCGTTGGAAAAAGAGCGACACTTTGGTTACAGAGTTTAGTTCTTGACATCGAAGAGCTTGACTTCTTCTTAGAAACTTTACGTTTCAGAGGGGTGAAAGGAACAACCGGAACGGCGGCAAGTTTCTTGGAGCTTTTCAACGGTGATTATTCTAAAGTTAAACATTTAGATAAAGAATTGTCAAAAAGATTCGGTTTCGAAAGAGTTTTCGGTGTTTCCGGACAGACATACGACAGAAAAATCGATGCAAAAGTGGTGGCTTTATTAGGAAACATCGCTCAATCTGCACATAAATTCACAAACGATTTACGTTTACTTCAAAATCTTAAGGAAATAGAAGAACCATTCGAGAAAAACCAAATTGGTTCATCGGCAATGGCTTACAAACGTAATCCAATGAGAAGTGAGAGAATCGGAGCCTTGGCAAAATATGTAATGTCTTTAACGACAAGTTCTGCAATGGTAGCGTCAACACAATGGTTTGAAAGAACTTTGGACGATTCTGCAAACAAGAGATTAACGATTCCTCAGGCTTTCTTAGCTGTTGATGCAATTCTACTGATCTGGAACAACATCATGAACGGAATCGTGGTTTATCCGAACAGAATCAACAAACATATTATGGAAGAACTTCCTTTCATGGCAACAGAATACATTATCATGGAAGAAGTGAAAGCTGGTGGCGACCGTCAGGAAATTCACGAAGTGATCAGAGTTCATTCTATGGAAGCGTCTAAAAAGGTAAAAGAAGAAGGTAAAGAAAATGACCTTATCGAAAGAATCCTGAACGACGATTCATTAAAATTAGATAAATCAAAATTAAAGGAAGTGCTAGATCCTAAAAACTTCATCGGTTTTGCACCGATTCAAACGGAGGAATTCATCACGAATGAAGTTCAGCCGATTATAGATGCAAACAAAGATTTGATAGGACTGGAAGCTGATCTTAAAGTATAA
- a CDS encoding AraC family transcriptional regulator: MGSLKKLEIKKNIQKEEDKNLSFRVFDLNEEHLKDYFKPHKKDHFLIIVIENGTLQLHIEDKIHYLKAGKISVVFPEQVHFISDLSSDLKGKIILFEEILFCSDILKNELSTYNVNLSTQLNCTILSPEDFEQSLNSIQIIQGIYQKPSLIKKEQARFQIKIFLLGLIESVHGLHPILHKETADKPIYVRFKKLLNEHYKQYRTVQYYAEELAITTKKLNSITKKHCGETAIQAIHNRILMEIKRQLMFSDLSHKEIAFDLGFNSPSALNKFVKAKLKETPTELQQELAQMYNA, encoded by the coding sequence ATGGGAAGTTTGAAGAAATTGGAAATTAAAAAGAATATTCAGAAAGAGGAAGATAAAAATCTGTCTTTTCGAGTTTTTGATTTGAATGAAGAGCATTTAAAGGATTATTTTAAGCCTCATAAAAAAGATCATTTCTTAATTATTGTTATTGAAAACGGAACCCTTCAGCTTCATATTGAAGATAAGATTCATTATTTAAAAGCCGGAAAAATTTCTGTGGTATTTCCGGAACAGGTTCATTTTATTTCAGATTTAAGTTCGGATTTAAAAGGAAAAATTATTCTGTTTGAAGAGATTTTATTCTGTTCTGATATTCTGAAAAATGAATTGAGTACGTATAATGTCAATCTTTCGACTCAACTTAACTGCACCATTCTTTCTCCTGAAGATTTTGAGCAAAGTTTAAACTCTATTCAAATTATACAAGGAATTTATCAGAAGCCTAGTTTAATTAAAAAAGAACAGGCAAGATTTCAAATTAAAATATTTTTGTTAGGTTTAATTGAATCTGTTCATGGCTTGCATCCTATTTTACATAAAGAAACAGCAGATAAACCGATTTATGTTCGATTTAAAAAATTATTGAATGAACATTACAAACAATACCGAACCGTTCAATATTACGCTGAAGAATTAGCCATTACAACGAAAAAATTAAATTCAATTACTAAAAAACATTGCGGAGAAACAGCAATTCAGGCAATTCATAACAGAATTTTAATGGAAATAAAACGTCAATTGATGTTTTCAGATCTTTCACATAAAGAAATTGCTTTTGATTTGGGATTTAATTCTCCTTCCGCACTCAATAAGTTTGTAAAGGCAAAATTGAAGGAAACTCCCACCGAACTTCAGCAGGAATTGGCGCAAATGTATAACGCATAA